A region of Diospyros lotus cultivar Yz01 chromosome 3, ASM1463336v1, whole genome shotgun sequence DNA encodes the following proteins:
- the LOC127797764 gene encoding O-fucosyltransferase 19-like codes for MVRLWCSSALRRKPHSTFKAFGSPRNLNRWVVRVLVLMVVSTTLVKLALVSRIQDPSETSGRNLLLIRPAVVDRSEKPERVAAEDGGRAGKILQDQSLVIPLIPSPLPVKRSSGGGQDLDEIWRKPRSDNYQKCIDRLHKEIRKGNVSANGYILIQANGGLNQMRTGVSDMVAIAKIMNAALVLPSSNDPSDAKSIFDWKHFIKALEGDIQVVESLPAQFARTRPFLTAPASWSKSIYYKGHMLALLKKHKVIKFIHTDSLLANNGFTFSIQRLRCRAMYNALHFVEKIKELGGVLVNRLRNNGQPYIALHLRYEKSILAFTGCSHNLSSSEGKELQRLRQRTRQWKKKRIRGEERRLHGECPMTPREAAVFLEAIGYPSPSTKIYIVAEEIYGHEGLRAFHAKYPNTYSLSTLATEEELKPFKRFHDQLAALDYIVALESDVFTYTFDGLTAKAIRGHRALEGFRKTISPDRRGFARLIDEFDKGKLGWEKFSSEVKKLHKNKIGAPQYREVGASPKSEEYFYANPYPGCVCDDYS; via the exons ATGGTGCGATTGTGGTGCAGCTCCGCGCTGCGGCGCAAGCCGCACTCTACGTTCAAAGCATTCGGGTCGCCCCGGAACTTGAACCGGTGGGTCGTCCGAGTTCTGGTGTTGATGGTGGTTTCAACCACGCTCGTCAAGCTTGCACTCGTGAGCCGCATCCAGGACCCAAGTGAGACGTCGGGGCGGAACCTCTTATTGATTCGTCCGGCAGTCGTCGACCGCTCCGAAAAGCCGGAACGGGTTGCGGCGGAGGATGGCGGCCGGGCCGGGAAGATCCTGCAGGATCAGTCTCTGGTCATTCCTTTGATTCCCTCCCCTCTTCCAGTGAAAAGATCCAGCGGTGGTGGTCAGGATCTTGACGAAATATGGAGGAAGCCGAGAAGCGACAACTACCAAAAGTGCATCGACAGATTGCACAAGGAAATAA GGAAAGGTAATGTTTCTGCAAATGGCTATATTCTAATTCAAGCAAATGGTGGATTAAACCAAATGAGAACAGGG gTGAGTGACATGGTTGCCATTGCAAAAATCATGAATGCTGCTCTTGTTCTTCCTAGTTCGAATGACCCTAG CGACGCTAAAAGTATCTTTGATTGGAAGCACTTCATCAAAGCACTTGAAGGAGATATTCAAGTAGTAGAGTCTCTTCCCGCACAATTTGCTAGAACCAGGCCCTTCCTCACAGCCCCAGCCTCCTGGTCAAAG TCCATTTACTATAAGGGGCACATGCTTGCATTGTTGAAGAAGCACAAGGTGATCAAGTTCATCCACACCGACTCACTCCTTGCCAACAATGGCTTCACCTTTTCGATCCAGAGGCTGAGGTGTCGGGCAATGTACAACGCTCTTCACTTTGTAGAGAAGATCAAAGAGCTCGGGGGAGTGCTGGTGAATAGACTTAGGAACAACGGCCAACCGTACATTGCTCTCCATTTGAG ATACGAAAAGAGTATTCTTGCGTTCACAGGCTGCAGTCACAATCTTAGTTCATCAGAAGGTAAAGAGCTCCAGCGGCTGAGGCAGCGAACGCgtcaatggaagaagaaaaggatcCGCGGTGAAGAGAGGCGACTACATGGGGAGTGTCCTATGACACCCAGGGAGGCTGCAGTGTTTCTCGAGGCTATTGGGTACCCTTCTCCTTCTACTAAGATCTACATAGTTGCAGAGGAGATTTACGGGCACGAAGGGCTTCGCGCGTTTCACGCCAAGTACCCGAACACATACTCTCTCTCAACTCTAGCAACAGAAGAGGAGCTGAAACCTTTTAAGCGATTTCATGATCAGCTTGCTGCCCTCGACTACATTGTAGCCTTGGAGAGCGACGTTTTCACGTACACCTTTGATGGACTTACAGCTAAGGCAATCCGCGGTCACAGGGCCTTGGAAGGGTTCAGAAAAACAATCAGTCCTGATAG GAGAGGCTTCGCTAGGCTGATTGATGAATTCGACAAAGGTAAGTTAGGCTGGGAAAAATTTTCATCAGAAGTTAAGAAGCTGCATAAAAACAAGATTGGTGCACCCCAGTACAGAGAAGTTGGGGCGTCTCCAAAATCTGAGGAATACTTTTATGCAAATCCATACCCTGGCTGTGTTTGTGACGACTACTCCTAA
- the LOC127797362 gene encoding 60S ribosomal protein L35a-3, with protein sequence MVKGRQGERIRLYVRGTVLGYKRSKSNQYPNTSLIQIEGVNTKEEVGWYLGKRMAYIYKAKVKKNGSHYRCIWGKVTRPHGNSGVVRAKFKSNLPPKSMGARVRVFMYPSNI encoded by the exons ATGGTGAAGGGACGGCAAGGAGAGCGCATCAG ATTGTACGTCAGAGGAACTGTCCTCGGCTACAAGAG GTCGAAGTCGAATCAGTACCCGAACACCTCGCTTATTCAGATCGAAGGAGTGAACACGAAGGAGGAGGTGGGCTGGTACCTGGGCAAGCGCATGGCTTATATCTACAAGGCCAAGGTGAAGAAGAACGGTTCTCATTATCGTTGCATCTGGGGAAAGGTCACCAGGCCTCACGGTAATAGTGGTGTTGTTCGAGCCAAGTTCAAGTCCAATCTTCCTCCCAAGTCCATG GGAGCTAGGGTTAGGGTCTTCATGTACCCCAGCAATATATGA